The genomic region CGGCCCGTGCCGCGCCCTCGTCGTCCCTGATCGCGCGGAGCCGGTAGCCGGTGGGGGTGCGCAGCAGCCAGGCGACGCCGCAGACGGCCGCCACCGCGGAGACGAGAAACACCTCGTAGTACGGCGCCGGCCCGGCGCCCGGAAACAGCTTCGGCACGGCCAGCCCGAGGTCGCCGCGGGTGATCCCGTATTCCATCGAGACCGCGACCCTGGTCGATTCTGCGAAGGCCCACGTCGCCAGCGCGAGATACAGCGTCCGCAGGCGCAGCGTCACGCTGCCGAGGGCAAAGCCGACCGCGCCGGCCAGCGCGGCGCCGGCGGCCACCCCGAGCGGAATGGGGAGACCGGTACGCAGGACGAGCAGCGCGGAGGCGTAGGCGCCGATCCCGGCAAAGACATGGTGGGCGAGCGAAAAGAGGCCGGTGTAGCCGGCAAGCAGGTTCCACGACGAGGCGAGCACGACGTAGTAGAGCGCCGCCGTCAGCACGTGGACGTGGTACGAGCCGAGGACGAGCG from bacterium harbors:
- a CDS encoding branched-chain amino acid ABC transporter permease; translation: MNATRGALGAAGLVAAALLPLVLGSYHVHVLTAALYYVVLASSWNLLAGYTGLFSLAHHVFAGIGAYASALLVLRTGLPIPLGVAAGAALAGAVGFALGSVTLRLRTLYLALATWAFAESTRVAVSMEYGITRGDLGLAVPKLFPGAGPAPYYEVFLVSAVAAVCGVAWLLRTPTGYRLRAIRDDEGAARAAGVNTVRWKRFAFAVASSASGAAGALYGHYIGLLSPVAMKFDEMALIIIMVILGGQRTIAGPVVGAVTVEVVSEALRAYGQIRMVIFALVVLAVMRIYPPGLVGLVRAGAGRLPFRRRAADLRAAA